Part of the Nostoc sp. UHCC 0302 genome, AAACTAGAACGGTTGTTAGACAAGCTGTTGCAAAAAGATATTGAGCATCGCTACCAGTCAGTAGATGAAGTTTTACAAGATATGCAGTCTCAGCTACCAGTCACAGCAATTCCACAGTCGCCTACTGACAAGCCTTTGTTGCCAAAAAATAGTCTCAAAAAGGCAGTTTCTCCCCTAACTTTGATTCAGGCTCAAATCCTGTTGCCAAATAAACTTTTAGTCTTTGGTGCTGGTGTAATCTTGCTTTCCGGGTTAGGAGGATATTTCTCTTGGCGGCAAAGTTTGCCCCTAACCGGACATTCAGGGGAAGTTAATTCCCTTGTCTTTAAACCAATCCTCCGTAATAACTCTGACCACGAAAAAATATTTGCCAGTGGCAGTGATGACAAAACTATTAAAATTTGGCATCTGAACACTCGACAGCAAACCGCCACTCTTCGCGGTCATTCAGACTGGGTTTATGCAATAGCTATTAGTCCCGATGGTCAAACTCTTGTTAGTGGCAGTAAAGACAAAACTATCAAAGTCTGGAATCTTAACACGGGAAAGGAAATACGCACACTCTTTGGTCATTCCAGTTATGTGAATTCTGTTGCCATTAGTCCAGATGGTCAAACTATTATCAGTGGTAGTTATGACAAAACTATCAAAATCTGGAATTTGAACACAGGCAAGGAAATACGCACTCTCTTGGGTCACGAAGGAGAGATTTTGTCTGTTGCTATCAGCCCAGATGGTCAAACTCTTGTCAGTGGCAGTACAGACGACACTATCAAAATCTGGAATTTGAACACAGGCAAGGAAATACGCACTCTAAATGCCCATTCAAGTGATGTGAATGCTGTTGCCATTAGCCCGAATGGTCATCTGATGATCAGTGCCAGCGATGACAAAACCGTTAACCTCTGGAATTTGAACACAGGCAAAAAATTACGTACTTTTATGGGACATTCCGCCGATGTTAATGCTCTGGCCTTTAGCCCAAATGGTGAAAATATTGTTACTGGTAGCGATGACAAAACTGTAAAACTCTGGAATTTATCTACAGGACAGGTAATACATTCCTTTGAAGGGCATACTGCTGAGGTTTTTGCTGTCGCTTTCAGTCCTGATGGCAAAACGTTGGTCAGTGCTGGGAAGGACAAAACTATCAGGATTTGGCAATTACCATAGCAAGTTCACTTAAACGAATGGGTGCTAACTACTTTTAGACTAAGATGAATGGTTCTGCATCAACTCTTATTTTTCTTGTCTAATTACGTATGGTCAATATTTCAAATGAAATCCTAAATTCCCTTTTCTTCCATGTTAGCTTTGATAGCTGTCTCTAGGTCTTGCAATGCCGCTTCTATACTCCGGTAACTTGCCTTGCCTTCATAAACAGTGCCACCAAAATCATAGGCTCTAACAAAGGAGTTAATGTGTTCACTCTCTCCAATTTCAATCCAGCCGTGTTCTTCTACAAAGCGTGAAATATAGGGATATTTTTCTTCAAAGGTGTTGGATTTTGGCATTTGCGCTTTCTTGAAATTATCGAATCTCGCCAAATTGCTTGATATATTCTACTAACTCTTTGGTATGTCCCCCTGAAGAAATTCTTGTCAAATTCCCCACTAGGATAAACAGTTCTCGCGCTCTGCTAACAGCAACATTTAGTAAATTAGGTCGGCGATTAATAAACCAAAGGCTATCAGTTGGTTGACATTGGCGAGCCGAAAAAATTATCACTGATTTCTGACCACCTTGAAAAGTGTGAACTGTGCCAATGCTCTTGGGGGAGAAATCTGACCAGCGAGATTTTAAGCGTTGAGTTAGGGCATCTACTTGACGGCGGTAAGGTGAAATCACTCCAATTGTGTTCCCAGAGTCAGGAGAATTTAAGCAATAACCTACCCCTAATAACTCCTCAATCAACGCCTCTACTGCATCAACTTCTGCCCAATTGACTTTGTTCTCCAGTTGACCTTCCACATGGCAACCAATCAGG contains:
- a CDS encoding serine/threonine-protein kinase — translated: MSYCLNPACNKPLNPDGTQFCLSCGRKLTLLLRNRYRIICPLGGGGFGRTFLAEDEDKLNEVCVVKQLAPQVRKTSTLHKATELFQQEAHRLQQLGEHPQIPTLYAYFREDDYLYLVQQFIQGQTLRQELKQQGTFSEDKIWEILRELLPVLKFIYEHQVIHRDIKPENIIRRSQPNTNSLYPTRLGASLVLIDFGVAKQLTTIDMEQTGTSIGSYGYAPVEQMKLGLAYPASDLFSLGATCFYLLTAISPYHLYMESGYGWVAHWRKHLKSPISTKLERLLDKLLQKDIEHRYQSVDEVLQDMQSQLPVTAIPQSPTDKPLLPKNSLKKAVSPLTLIQAQILLPNKLLVFGAGVILLSGLGGYFSWRQSLPLTGHSGEVNSLVFKPILRNNSDHEKIFASGSDDKTIKIWHLNTRQQTATLRGHSDWVYAIAISPDGQTLVSGSKDKTIKVWNLNTGKEIRTLFGHSSYVNSVAISPDGQTIISGSYDKTIKIWNLNTGKEIRTLLGHEGEILSVAISPDGQTLVSGSTDDTIKIWNLNTGKEIRTLNAHSSDVNAVAISPNGHLMISASDDKTVNLWNLNTGKKLRTFMGHSADVNALAFSPNGENIVTGSDDKTVKLWNLSTGQVIHSFEGHTAEVFAVAFSPDGKTLVSAGKDKTIRIWQLP